In Streptomyces sp. NBC_01717, one DNA window encodes the following:
- a CDS encoding class I SAM-dependent methyltransferase: protein MDRNIRTIDDVLKLMDGLFAPEADRWTAGGAGWWDGFYGDRSKPVPFFVAKPDENLVSYLDRSLITPGRALDLGCGPGRNALHLASLGFQVDAVDLSPAAISWAEERAREAGADIRFRCGDAFALTEAESGGPYDLIHDSGCFHHLPPHRRISYLALLDRVLAPGGHLALTCFAAGGMGSELPDAEFYRRSALHGGLAYTPESLRRIFSDLTEVELRRMHDEPPESPYFGEPFLWTALFRRDAQTPRGESPTE from the coding sequence ATGGACCGGAACATACGCACGATCGACGACGTCCTGAAGCTGATGGACGGACTGTTCGCGCCGGAGGCCGATCGCTGGACGGCGGGCGGGGCCGGCTGGTGGGACGGGTTCTACGGCGACCGCTCGAAGCCGGTGCCGTTCTTCGTGGCGAAGCCGGACGAGAACCTGGTCTCGTACCTCGACCGGTCCTTGATCACACCGGGCCGGGCGCTCGACCTCGGGTGCGGTCCGGGCCGAAACGCTCTCCATCTCGCCTCTCTGGGATTCCAGGTGGACGCCGTCGACCTCTCCCCGGCCGCCATCTCCTGGGCCGAGGAGCGCGCCCGCGAGGCAGGGGCCGACATCCGGTTCCGCTGCGGTGACGCCTTCGCCCTCACCGAGGCCGAGTCGGGCGGCCCGTACGACCTGATCCACGACTCCGGTTGTTTCCACCACCTGCCGCCGCACCGCCGCATCAGCTACCTCGCCCTGCTGGACCGCGTCCTCGCCCCCGGCGGCCACCTCGCCCTCACCTGCTTCGCAGCCGGAGGGATGGGCTCCGAACTCCCCGACGCGGAGTTCTACCGCCGGTCCGCTCTCCACGGCGGGCTCGCCTACACGCCGGAGTCCCTGCGCCGGATCTTCTCCGACCTGACGGAGGTCGAACTGCGCCGCATGCACGACGAGCCGCCCGAGTCCCCGTACTTCGGTGAGCCATTCCTTTGGACGGCCTTGTTCCGCCGCGACGCGCAGACACCACGCGGCGAGTCACCCACGGAGTGA